One Candidatus Aminicenantes bacterium genomic window carries:
- the mazG gene encoding nucleoside triphosphate pyrophosphohydrolase — MEVRERENIVTRNPGEGAGPKFQRLVDILAALRGPGGCPWDREQDAKSIAGYFLEEVYEAVDSLDQGDPKALAEELGDVLMEVVFLARIFEEKGDFDAAAALDGINEKLIRRHPHVFGGPPVQDAAGVLVVWNREKRKEKNRTSPFEGIPESAPSLLRAFQIGQRAAHEAFDWPAAGDALAKVREELDEIDAALAGGRSGEIEEEIGDALFALAQAARLAKANPELVLRRANAKFMARFLELQKDFAARGRALRDATPAEMDAVWEEIKKGASPISGK; from the coding sequence ATGGAAGTCAGGGAACGAGAAAACATCGTAACACGGAATCCCGGCGAAGGCGCCGGCCCCAAGTTTCAGCGCCTGGTCGATATCCTGGCGGCTTTGCGCGGCCCCGGCGGATGCCCCTGGGATCGGGAACAGGACGCCAAGTCCATCGCCGGCTATTTCCTGGAGGAAGTCTACGAGGCCGTCGACTCCTTGGACCAGGGCGATCCCAAGGCCCTGGCCGAGGAGTTGGGGGATGTCCTGATGGAGGTCGTCTTCCTGGCCCGGATCTTCGAGGAGAAAGGGGACTTTGACGCCGCCGCAGCCCTGGACGGCATCAACGAGAAGCTGATCCGCCGCCATCCCCACGTCTTCGGCGGCCCGCCGGTGCAGGACGCCGCCGGGGTCCTCGTTGTCTGGAACCGGGAAAAGCGCAAAGAGAAGAACCGGACTTCGCCGTTCGAGGGCATCCCGGAATCGGCGCCCTCGCTGCTGCGGGCCTTTCAGATCGGCCAGCGGGCCGCCCACGAAGCCTTCGATTGGCCGGCCGCCGGCGATGCCCTGGCCAAGGTCCGGGAGGAGCTGGACGAGATCGACGCCGCTCTGGCCGGCGGCCGAAGCGGCGAGATCGAGGAGGAGATCGGGGACGCCCTGTTCGCCCTGGCCCAGGCCGCCCGCCTGGCGAAGGCCAACCCCGAGCTCGTCCTGCGCCGGGCCAACGCCAAGTTCATGGCCCGGTTCCTGGAGCTTCAGAAGGATTTCGCCGCCCGCGGCCGGGCGCTCCGCGACGCCACGCCGGCCGAGATGGACGCCGTCTGGGAGGAAATTAAAAAAGGTGCTTCTCCCATCTCCGGGAAATAA
- the pyrR gene encoding bifunctional pyr operon transcriptional regulator/uracil phosphoribosyltransferase PyrR gives MKEKIKAAIMDAAKIRRVLFRLATEILERNRDLKNLVIVGIPTRGLPLARRLAGLIRDMEGVEIPVAALDISPYRDDRSASHPVPAAGRSVLPFPIARKNVILVDDVLFTGRTIRAAMDSLFDIGRAETIQLLVLIDRGHRELPIRADYVGKVLPTSRREIVQVRLRETDKSDEVLIAEPVALSRPAARQRARMPRP, from the coding sequence TTGAAAGAAAAAATCAAAGCCGCCATCATGGATGCGGCAAAAATTCGCCGGGTTCTGTTCCGCCTGGCCACGGAAATCCTGGAGCGCAACCGCGACCTCAAGAACCTGGTCATCGTCGGCATCCCGACTCGGGGCCTTCCCCTGGCCCGCCGTCTCGCGGGCCTGATCCGGGACATGGAAGGAGTGGAGATCCCCGTGGCGGCCCTGGACATCTCCCCCTACCGCGACGACCGGAGCGCGTCTCATCCCGTTCCGGCCGCCGGCCGGAGCGTTCTGCCCTTCCCGATCGCCCGCAAGAACGTCATCCTGGTGGACGACGTCCTATTCACAGGCCGGACCATCCGGGCGGCCATGGATTCGCTCTTCGACATCGGCCGGGCCGAAACGATCCAGCTCCTCGTCCTCATCGATCGCGGCCATCGGGAGCTGCCCATCCGGGCCGATTATGTGGGCAAAGTCCTGCCCACCTCCCGCCGCGAGATCGTACAGGTGCGGCTTCGGGAGACGGACAAGAGCGACGAGGTCCTGATCGCCGAGCCGGTCGCCCTGAGCCGGCCGGCGGCGCGGCAACGGGCAAGGATGCCGCGGCCTTGA
- the ribF gene encoding riboflavin biosynthesis protein RibF, with translation MRIFRSLAAIPPSKPPLAAAIGNFDGLHLGHRRIIDRLKAAAARRGLPAAAVTFAPHPEKVFGPHRLCMLQTLDQRLEGLANLGLDAVVIVPFSLEFARRPGEEFVRETLISGINARVVVVGADFRFGPDRSAAVADLRRWGRRDGLAVRTIPHVKRAGRIVRSSRIRDLLMSGRIEMANALLGRPYAVEGDVVAGARRGRRIGFPTANLITPNELIPRGVFVSVLTSDERVFPSVTSVGVRPTFHGHEVTIETHILDFHGDLYGVGVRLAFLSKLRDEARYPDAESLRAQIARDAEAARGYFRRRVLGQGI, from the coding sequence ATGCGCATTTTCCGCTCGTTGGCCGCCATCCCCCCTTCCAAGCCGCCCTTGGCCGCGGCCATCGGCAACTTCGACGGCCTTCACCTCGGCCACCGCCGGATCATCGACCGGCTCAAGGCCGCGGCCGCCCGACGAGGACTCCCGGCGGCCGCGGTGACCTTCGCTCCGCACCCGGAGAAGGTCTTCGGCCCCCACCGGCTCTGCATGCTGCAAACCCTCGACCAGCGCCTCGAAGGCTTGGCCAACCTCGGCTTGGATGCGGTCGTGATCGTGCCGTTCAGCCTGGAGTTCGCCCGCCGCCCCGGCGAGGAATTCGTCCGGGAAACCCTGATCTCCGGAATCAACGCCCGGGTCGTGGTGGTCGGCGCGGATTTCCGGTTCGGCCCCGATCGCTCGGCCGCCGTGGCCGACCTCCGCCGCTGGGGGCGGCGGGACGGCCTGGCCGTGCGGACCATCCCCCATGTCAAACGAGCCGGGCGGATCGTCCGCTCCAGCCGGATCCGCGATCTCCTGATGAGTGGGAGAATCGAGATGGCCAACGCCCTGCTCGGCCGCCCCTACGCCGTCGAAGGCGACGTCGTCGCAGGCGCCCGGCGGGGCCGCCGCATCGGCTTCCCCACCGCCAACCTGATCACCCCCAACGAGCTCATCCCTCGGGGCGTGTTCGTTTCCGTCCTAACCTCGGACGAGCGGGTCTTCCCCTCGGTCACCAGCGTGGGCGTGCGCCCGACCTTCCACGGCCACGAGGTCACCATCGAGACGCATATCCTGGACTTTCATGGCGACCTCTACGGAGTCGGAGTCCGGCTGGCCTTCCTGAGCAAGCTCCGCGACGAAGCCCGCTATCCCGACGCCGAGTCCTTGCGAGCCCAGATCGCCCGCGACGCGGAGGCGGCCAGGGGTTATTTCCGCCGCCGGGTTCTGGGCCAGGGCATTTGA
- a CDS encoding SPOR domain-containing protein, producing MAKRGRELQFATHQLVGVFLGLIALCAFVFLLGISMGSKKTSLAAKAGEKTAKPAIPAGTIQSELDAHARSAGPEAKPGAIVPKADPPAVKSGAAAPASGPGEKPAVKPSDKPADKPENKPLDKPAAKTTAPSAEVKKPAQAPAVTAGVWYVQVAAVDERAAAESVARKLEKDGFPTLVLDPLARDKRTVYRVRVGPYENKAEADKARIKLAEAAKKKNADYFLVKG from the coding sequence ATGGCCAAGCGCGGGCGTGAACTGCAGTTCGCCACCCACCAGCTGGTAGGGGTCTTTCTGGGCCTGATCGCGCTGTGCGCTTTCGTCTTCCTCTTGGGCATCTCCATGGGCAGCAAAAAGACGTCCCTGGCCGCCAAGGCTGGGGAGAAAACAGCCAAACCGGCCATACCCGCCGGAACGATCCAGTCCGAGCTCGACGCCCATGCGCGCAGCGCCGGTCCCGAAGCCAAGCCCGGCGCGATCGTGCCGAAGGCCGACCCCCCGGCTGTGAAATCGGGGGCCGCCGCTCCCGCATCCGGCCCCGGCGAGAAGCCGGCCGTTAAGCCTTCTGATAAGCCTGCCGATAAGCCCGAGAACAAGCCCCTGGATAAACCGGCCGCCAAAACGACCGCGCCTTCGGCCGAGGTCAAGAAGCCGGCTCAAGCGCCCGCCGTCACGGCCGGCGTATGGTACGTCCAAGTCGCCGCCGTCGACGAGAGGGCCGCGGCCGAATCGGTCGCCCGCAAGCTGGAGAAAGACGGCTTTCCGACTCTCGTGCTGGATCCGTTGGCCCGGGACAAGAGGACGGTCTATCGCGTCCGCGTCGGTCCCTACGAAAACAAGGCCGAGGCCGACAAGGCCAGGATCAAGCTGGCCGAAGCGGCCAAAAAGAAGAACGCCGACTATTTCCTGGTCAAGGGCTGA
- the lnt gene encoding apolipoprotein N-acyltransferase: MTNDPKSGRLAVIDLLGAAASGALTALAFPKLNLMFFAWISLLPLLFLLVKARPRQGLVLGWVAGAFFYGLLLYWIPNVPAHYGNLPIVVSLLVYLLLILLLASTWALFGLGFAILRRRLGETAFFVAPFLWVALEYGVTHVLTGFPWGLLGLSQYKNTAFIQVAAVTGVYGVSFLLVMFQSLFAGSITHMKRLPFAFGTIALAAVHVAGFLGQAKVVPGPQTFRAAVIQGNVSPDMDWNGAGADKIMALFEEHMDLTRQARDQGAKLIVWPELSVPLCFSCDDSFHDRLEAILTRFVRESGASLLLGTIETSGEPDARRFYNSALQLSPDRAVSKYAKMHLVPFGEYIPYRPIFGFVERLAPAVGALTPGRGRTLHSFRDIPYGSPICYEIAFPDEVRRFVKNGARFLVTITNDGWYGATSAPYQHFAQAVFRAVENRRFVLRAATTGVSGIIDPFGRVVAQSEVGVRTFLAGDVTPQTETTFYSRYGDAFSVASVAIAGLSLILALIKRRP; encoded by the coding sequence ATGACGAACGATCCCAAATCCGGCCGGCTGGCGGTGATTGACCTGCTCGGCGCGGCGGCCTCGGGAGCGCTGACCGCCCTCGCCTTCCCCAAGCTCAACCTGATGTTCTTCGCCTGGATCTCGCTCCTGCCGCTGCTCTTCCTGCTGGTCAAAGCCCGGCCGCGCCAGGGCCTGGTTCTGGGCTGGGTTGCGGGCGCTTTTTTCTATGGCCTTCTCCTCTACTGGATTCCCAACGTCCCGGCCCACTACGGGAATCTTCCGATCGTCGTCAGCCTGCTCGTCTATCTGCTTCTCATCCTGCTCCTGGCATCGACTTGGGCCCTCTTCGGCCTCGGATTTGCGATCCTCCGCCGCCGGCTGGGTGAAACCGCGTTCTTCGTCGCGCCGTTTCTCTGGGTCGCCCTGGAGTACGGCGTCACCCATGTCCTGACGGGCTTCCCTTGGGGCCTTCTGGGCTTGAGCCAATATAAAAACACGGCCTTCATCCAGGTCGCCGCGGTCACGGGCGTCTATGGGGTGTCGTTCCTCCTGGTCATGTTCCAATCCTTGTTCGCCGGTTCCATCACCCATATGAAACGCCTGCCGTTCGCCTTCGGCACGATCGCCCTAGCCGCCGTGCATGTGGCGGGATTTCTGGGCCAGGCCAAGGTCGTGCCCGGCCCCCAGACATTCCGGGCCGCGGTCATCCAGGGCAACGTCTCGCCGGACATGGATTGGAACGGCGCCGGGGCCGATAAGATCATGGCTCTCTTCGAGGAGCACATGGATCTGACCCGGCAGGCCCGTGACCAGGGCGCCAAGCTCATCGTCTGGCCCGAGCTGTCCGTACCCCTGTGCTTCAGCTGCGACGATTCCTTTCATGACCGGCTCGAGGCCATCCTGACCAGGTTCGTCCGGGAATCGGGCGCGAGCCTACTGCTGGGCACCATCGAGACGTCGGGCGAACCCGACGCGCGGCGATTTTACAACTCGGCTCTCCAATTATCGCCGGACCGGGCCGTTTCCAAATACGCCAAGATGCACCTCGTGCCCTTTGGGGAATACATCCCCTATCGCCCGATCTTCGGGTTCGTCGAGCGGCTGGCTCCGGCGGTCGGCGCCCTGACGCCCGGCCGAGGGCGGACGCTGCACTCCTTCCGCGACATCCCCTACGGATCGCCGATCTGCTACGAGATCGCCTTCCCAGACGAGGTCCGCCGCTTCGTCAAGAACGGGGCCCGTTTCCTGGTCACCATCACTAACGACGGCTGGTACGGAGCCACATCGGCCCCCTACCAGCACTTCGCCCAGGCCGTCTTTCGGGCCGTGGAGAATCGCCGCTTCGTCCTGCGCGCCGCCACGACCGGAGTCAGCGGCATCATCGACCCCTTCGGCCGGGTCGTAGCCCAGAGCGAAGTCGGCGTTCGGACTTTCCTGGCCGGCGACGTGACGCCGCAGACCGAGACCACCTTCTATTCCCGCTACGGAGACGCCTTCTCCGTCGCCTCCGTGGCGATTGCGGGCCTTTCCCTAATCCTAGCCCTCATCAAGAGACGCCCATGA
- the rnc gene encoding ribonuclease III, translating into MPRTTPFEEQIHYFFRSKDLREQALTHSSYAYENQGQCRDNELLEFLGDSVIGLITADYFFSNYRDTTEGDLSKLKSSASSTVALAEFAKQIHLDNHIRLGRGEERSGGRHKSNILADVFEAVIGAIYLDGGFEAARYFFLPLIESTFQKVQTIGYTVDNYKSALQEYLQKEDLPSPSYKVVSCTGPDHDRVFTVEVFANRTSLAKAKGASRKAAEQKAAETALKSFLGRKIKSLTPETFIVEK; encoded by the coding sequence GTGCCTCGGACCACCCCGTTTGAAGAGCAGATCCATTATTTCTTCCGGAGCAAAGACCTTCGCGAGCAGGCCCTGACCCACAGCTCCTATGCCTACGAGAACCAGGGTCAATGCCGCGACAACGAGCTGCTCGAGTTCCTGGGTGACTCGGTCATCGGGCTCATCACGGCCGATTACTTCTTCTCCAACTACCGCGACACTACCGAGGGCGACCTGTCCAAGCTGAAGTCGTCCGCCTCGTCCACGGTCGCCTTGGCCGAGTTCGCCAAGCAGATCCACCTCGACAATCATATCCGGCTGGGCCGGGGCGAGGAGCGCAGCGGCGGCCGCCACAAGTCGAACATCCTGGCCGACGTCTTCGAAGCCGTGATCGGGGCCATCTACCTGGACGGCGGATTCGAGGCCGCCCGCTACTTCTTCCTGCCTCTGATCGAGTCGACCTTCCAAAAAGTTCAGACGATCGGTTACACCGTCGACAATTACAAGTCCGCGCTCCAGGAATACCTCCAGAAGGAGGACCTTCCCTCGCCCAGCTACAAAGTGGTCTCCTGCACCGGCCCCGACCATGACCGGGTCTTCACCGTCGAGGTTTTCGCCAACCGGACCTCGCTGGCCAAGGCCAAGGGGGCGTCCCGGAAAGCGGCCGAGCAGAAAGCCGCCGAGACCGCCTTGAAAAGCTTCCTGGGACGAAAAATCAAGTCGCTGACCCCGGAGACGTTCATCGTCGAGAAATAA
- the prfB gene encoding peptide chain release factor 2: MTQQNAATSGHFNDLEAKARVLFTKFEELRAFFDLASRRTEFEALTKELSDPAVWGDQKRSLTLQQSKKRLEREIQFLASLYGKKDDIDVLLELAREGEPVDQDFEQAVAAFAKNLEEAELQALFSETDDPRNAILTIHPGAGGTESQDWASMLLRMYLRYAEQKGWKAEALDVTPGEEAGIKSATIRIEGDFAFGNLSQENGVHRLVRISPYDAAKRRHTSFAAVFVYPEVDDDVEVAISPDDLKIDTYRAGGKGGQHVNTTDSAVRITHMPTGIVTQCQNERSQHKNKAAAMKVLKARLYELEQRKKREKIDKMEDAKTEIAWGNQIRSYVLHPYRMIKDLRTRVETGDTERVLDGGLDEFVKAALFLRKKPAA; the protein is encoded by the coding sequence ATGACCCAGCAAAACGCGGCCACTTCCGGCCATTTCAACGACCTCGAGGCCAAAGCCCGAGTCCTTTTCACCAAGTTCGAAGAGCTGCGCGCCTTTTTCGACTTGGCCTCCCGGCGAACCGAATTCGAGGCCCTGACCAAAGAGCTGTCCGACCCGGCCGTATGGGGCGATCAGAAGCGGTCCCTAACCCTGCAGCAGAGCAAGAAGCGGCTGGAACGCGAGATCCAGTTTCTGGCCAGCCTCTATGGCAAGAAAGACGACATCGACGTCCTGCTGGAGCTGGCCCGCGAAGGCGAGCCGGTCGACCAGGACTTCGAGCAAGCCGTCGCCGCCTTCGCCAAGAATCTGGAAGAGGCGGAGCTCCAGGCCCTGTTCTCCGAAACCGACGATCCCCGCAACGCCATCCTGACCATCCACCCGGGGGCGGGCGGAACCGAATCGCAGGACTGGGCCTCGATGCTGCTGCGGATGTACCTCCGCTACGCCGAGCAGAAAGGCTGGAAGGCCGAGGCCCTGGACGTGACGCCGGGGGAAGAAGCGGGCATTAAAAGCGCCACCATCCGGATCGAGGGCGATTTTGCCTTCGGCAACTTAAGCCAGGAGAACGGCGTCCATCGGCTCGTCCGCATCTCTCCGTACGACGCCGCCAAGCGGCGCCATACCTCCTTCGCCGCGGTCTTCGTCTATCCCGAGGTCGACGACGATGTCGAAGTCGCCATCAGCCCCGATGATCTTAAGATCGATACCTACCGGGCCGGCGGCAAGGGCGGCCAGCACGTCAACACCACGGACTCCGCGGTCCGCATCACCCACATGCCCACCGGCATCGTCACCCAGTGCCAGAACGAGCGGTCCCAGCACAAGAACAAGGCCGCCGCCATGAAGGTCCTCAAAGCCCGCCTCTACGAGCTCGAGCAGCGCAAGAAGCGGGAGAAGATCGACAAGATGGAGGACGCCAAGACCGAGATCGCCTGGGGCAACCAGATCCGTTCCTATGTCCTCCACCCCTACCGGATGATCAAAGACCTCCGAACGCGGGTCGAGACCGGCGACACCGAGCGGGTCCTGGACGGGGGCTTGGACGAGTTCGTCAAGGCCGCCCTCTTCCTGCGGAAAAAGCCGGCCGCCTAA
- a CDS encoding HU family DNA-binding protein — MIKNDIALAIEKKSSFNAAKSLLIVEAILDALKDALAKKEKVEIRGFGSFKVMAKKTGYGRDIRRKKQIHITEGKRIKFRCGQELKNIPSE; from the coding sequence ATGATCAAGAACGATATAGCCCTGGCCATCGAGAAGAAGTCCAGCTTCAATGCGGCGAAATCCCTTCTGATTGTGGAAGCCATTCTCGATGCCCTCAAGGACGCCTTGGCCAAGAAGGAAAAGGTCGAGATCCGGGGCTTCGGCAGTTTCAAGGTCATGGCCAAGAAGACCGGCTACGGCCGCGATATCCGCCGCAAGAAGCAGATCCACATCACCGAAGGCAAGCGTATCAAGTTCCGTTGCGGCCAGGAGCTGAAGAACATCCCGTCCGAATGA
- a CDS encoding dihydroorotase: MKLLVRGGRVVDPGTAVDGCRDVLIEDGRIVAVEPRIEAGEALLIDASGLVVAPGFIDMHVHLREPGQEHKETIETGAWAAAAGGFTSICAMPNTNPVNDRPEITRLILARAAGKAVVNVFPIAAMTLGLRGMELVDMAALAAAGAVAFSDDGRCLQNAALMRRAMETARGLGKPITDHCEDASLAGSGVMHEGPWAARLGLSGIPAAAEDVMVARDAILAEALGAPVHIAHLSTAGSVRIVRQAKRRGVPITAEATPHHLTLTDAALETGDARFKMNPPLRGEEDVAALLEAVADGTIDVLATDHAPHTTAEKAVGIAAAPFGIVGLETAVPLLLDRLVGRNLIGLARFVALWSTRPAEILGLRNKGRLSAGADADLTILDLDRSVVVDSGAFHSKSRNTPFDGWALRGAAVRTIVGGHPVFPKEQP, translated from the coding sequence TTGAAGCTCCTCGTCCGAGGCGGCCGGGTCGTCGACCCGGGAACCGCCGTCGACGGTTGCCGCGATGTCCTGATCGAAGACGGCCGCATCGTCGCGGTCGAACCCCGGATCGAGGCCGGGGAAGCCCTCCTGATCGACGCCTCCGGGCTCGTCGTCGCCCCCGGGTTCATCGATATGCACGTCCACTTGCGCGAGCCCGGCCAAGAGCACAAAGAGACGATCGAGACGGGGGCTTGGGCGGCGGCCGCCGGAGGATTCACCTCGATCTGCGCCATGCCCAACACGAATCCGGTCAACGATCGCCCCGAGATCACCAGGCTGATTCTGGCCCGGGCGGCCGGCAAAGCCGTTGTCAACGTTTTCCCCATCGCCGCCATGACGCTGGGGCTTCGGGGAATGGAGCTCGTCGATATGGCCGCCCTGGCAGCCGCCGGGGCCGTGGCCTTCTCCGACGACGGCCGCTGCCTCCAAAACGCCGCCCTGATGCGGAGGGCCATGGAAACCGCCCGCGGCCTGGGGAAGCCGATCACGGACCATTGCGAAGACGCCTCCCTGGCCGGATCCGGAGTCATGCACGAGGGGCCTTGGGCGGCCCGCCTCGGCTTGTCGGGAATCCCGGCCGCCGCCGAGGACGTCATGGTCGCGCGGGACGCCATCCTGGCCGAGGCCCTGGGCGCGCCCGTCCACATCGCCCACTTGAGTACGGCCGGATCGGTCCGGATCGTGCGCCAGGCCAAGCGGCGGGGCGTCCCGATCACCGCCGAGGCGACCCCCCATCATCTGACCCTGACCGACGCCGCCCTCGAGACCGGGGACGCCCGCTTCAAGATGAACCCGCCGCTTCGCGGCGAGGAGGACGTGGCGGCGCTCCTCGAGGCCGTGGCGGACGGGACGATCGACGTCCTCGCCACCGACCACGCGCCCCACACGACGGCCGAGAAAGCGGTTGGGATCGCCGCCGCCCCATTCGGCATCGTCGGCCTTGAGACGGCGGTCCCGCTCCTGCTCGACCGTCTCGTCGGCCGGAACCTGATCGGCCTGGCCCGTTTCGTGGCCCTCTGGTCGACCCGACCGGCCGAGATCCTCGGCCTCCGGAACAAAGGCCGCCTGTCCGCCGGCGCCGACGCCGACCTGACGATCCTCGATCTGGACCGTTCCGTCGTCGTCGATTCCGGCGCTTTCCATTCCAAGAGCCGCAACACGCCGTTCGACGGCTGGGCCCTGCGGGGCGCCGCCGTCCGGACGATCGTGGGCGGACATCCCGTTTTCCCAAAGGAACAGCCATGA
- a CDS encoding DUF1844 domain-containing protein, whose translation MFSRSLTSMVHLLAYLRSPAKPPPRSLLDAARFFVYEDPVKGGSDMNLEYAKRMIDLLDLLKDRTQGRLRPAEFDFLDGCLSELKLHYVQKAEILKV comes from the coding sequence ATGTTTTCTCGTTCCCTGACTTCCATGGTCCATCTTTTAGCATACCTTCGGTCCCCGGCCAAGCCGCCGCCGAGATCGCTTCTGGACGCGGCCCGGTTCTTCGTGTACGAGGACCCCGTTAAGGGCGGTTCCGACATGAACCTCGAATACGCCAAACGGATGATCGACCTTTTGGACCTGCTCAAGGACCGGACCCAGGGCCGGCTGCGGCCTGCGGAATTCGACTTCCTCGATGGCTGCCTGTCGGAGCTGAAGCTCCATTACGTGCAGAAGGCGGAGATTCTCAAGGTCTGA
- the coaE gene encoding dephospho-CoA kinase (Dephospho-CoA kinase (CoaE) performs the final step in coenzyme A biosynthesis.) produces the protein MLRVGLTGGIACGKTVVASVFECRGAYLHRADQASHRLMNPGGPAWTAVRDRFGARIVRTDGTIDRKVLGAVVFRDAKARRDLEKILHPLVLADLRAAAAKAETSGGVRIFVSEAALIYETGLENFFDRVVVVKCDRRTQTKRLMERDGLTKAEAERRLAAQMDPAAKARRADYVINTSGALEETLARAEAVYTLLLDESASAKRK, from the coding sequence ATGCTGCGAGTCGGCCTGACCGGCGGCATCGCCTGCGGCAAAACCGTCGTCGCTTCCGTCTTCGAATGCCGGGGCGCGTATCTCCACCGGGCCGACCAGGCCTCCCATCGTCTGATGAATCCCGGCGGGCCCGCCTGGACCGCGGTCAGGGATCGTTTCGGAGCCCGCATTGTCCGCACCGACGGGACCATCGACCGCAAGGTCTTGGGAGCGGTCGTCTTCCGGGACGCCAAAGCCCGGCGCGACTTGGAAAAAATCCTGCACCCCCTGGTCCTTGCGGACCTGCGGGCCGCCGCCGCCAAGGCCGAGACGAGCGGCGGCGTCCGCATTTTCGTCTCGGAAGCGGCCTTGATCTACGAGACGGGGTTGGAGAATTTCTTCGATCGGGTGGTCGTGGTCAAGTGCGATCGCCGGACGCAGACCAAGCGGCTCATGGAGCGGGACGGCCTGACCAAGGCCGAGGCCGAGCGCCGACTGGCGGCGCAGATGGATCCCGCGGCAAAAGCCCGCCGGGCCGATTACGTGATCAATACTTCGGGCGCCTTGGAAGAGACCCTGGCCCGGGCCGAAGCGGTATACACGCTTCTCTTGGACGAGTCCGCCTCCGCTAAACGAAAATAA